Within the Marixanthomonas sp. SCSIO 43207 genome, the region GTTTTGGCTCCAACCGCCGGCTAGTAAAGAATCATAAACACTATGTACTTGATAATAATTAACCAAAGTGTGAATCAATGCGGCTCCAAAGCCTGCAGAGAAGTAGAAAAACAAAAACTTTTTGCGTCCCCAACGCATTTCTAGCGGCGACCCAAATGCCCACAAACCATACATATTAAACAAAATATGCATAAAGTTTTTATCACTGTGCATAAACATATGTGTGATAGGTTGCCAAATTTGAAAGTTGGGATGCTCAAAATAGTAAAGCGAAAATAACCTATATGCTACATCACCTATCATTAAGGAACCCAAAAAGAAAATTACATTGATTATGATTAAAACCTTAACCGTTTCAGTTATTCTTCCCATTTACATAAATTTTTTATCAAAGTCATTAGCATCTAGTGTAATCAAAACCGGTCTATTTCCGGGTGAAACACTTGGTTCTTTACAAGCAAAAAGTTGATGTACTAGATGCAATTGTGTTTCTTGCTTTAAAGCTGTCCCTGTTTTTACAGCCATACTCTTTGCCATACTCTTTGCCAACAAATCGTTTTGGCTAAAGCCGGCATCCGGCACTTCTTCTTTAATATCGGTGACCAGTTGTGATAAAACTGTTTCTACTTGACTTTCTGAAATAGAAACCGGAATTCCACTAATCTCTACTGTACCGTCCTTTATTTGAGAAAAAACAAAACCGGTATGTTCTAGTTGTTCTTTCAAATCTTCAATCAATACAACATCCGGATTTGAAAACGATAGCTGCAACGGAAACAATAACTGTTGGCTTACTGCTTCTTGAACGGTAATGTTTTTTAATAATTCTTCATACAAGATACGCTGGTGTGCTAGGTTTTGATGAATTACTAGCATTCCACTTTTAATTGGACTGATGATATATTTATTCTGAAGTTGAAATGTTACGCGTAAATTTTCTTCTTGATCATTCTCAAAAAGAGTTCCTGTTACTTCTTCACTTTCAAATTCAATACTTTCTGTTTGATCAACGATTGTAGATTCAGACTCGAGGCCTGTATATAAAGATTGCCAAGAAGCTGTTGACTTTTTTTCCTCTCGTTTAAAAGGAAAGGTGATATTTTTCTGTTTTGGCTCATCTTGAAACGGATTGAAACTTTTATCCACTTCAATTGTTGGAGCAGTAGGTTGCTTTTTGCTGTATTCATACGGAGTATCAAAACCCGTATCTTTATTAAAATCTAAAACCGGTGCAATGCTAAACTGACCTAAACTATGCTTAATGGTAGCACGTAACATAGCATAAATAGCATGTTCATCATCAAATTTTATTTCGGTTTTGGTAGGGTGAATGTTAATATCAATACTTTTTGTATCAACATCTAAAAACAGAAAATAACCTGGGTGAGCGCCTTCTTTCAATAACCCTTCAAAAGCTGCATTAACAGCGTGGTGCAAGTAAGCACTTTTGATAAATCGATTATTGACAAAGAAAAACTGTTCTCCTCTGCTCTTTTTGGCAAATTCTGGTTTTATAACAAAGCCTTCAACTTTTAGTATTTCAGTTTCTTCAGAAACAGGAACGAGTTTTTCATTCATTTTGCTTCCAAAGATATTTACAATTCGTTGCCTATTATTTGATATAGGAAGCTTAAAAACATCACTCCCGTTGTGAATCATTGAAAATTCTATCTGTGGATGTGCTAAGGCTACGCGATGAAATTCATCAATAATATGACGAGTTTCTACAGTATTACTTTTTAGAAAATTGCGTCTTGCCGGTATATTATAAAAAAGATTTTTTACTGAAATTGTGGTTCCTTTTGCAACTACCGCCGGCTCTTGTTCTGTAACTTCGCTGCCTTCAATAGTAATTTTTGTACCTATTTCAGCATCTACTGTTTTGGTTTTCATATCAACGTGAGCAATGGCAGCAATAGAAGCTAATGCTTCGCCACGAAAACCTTTGGTGTGTAAATTAAAAAGATCATCAGCAGATTTAATTTTGGAAGTTGCATGCCTTTCAAAACAAAGGCGCGCATCTGTGGTGCTCATTCCAATACCGTCATCAATTACTTGAATAAGTGTTTTACCAGCGTCTTTTACAACTAATTTTATAGAAGTTGATTGTGCATCAATTGCATTTTCCAACAACTCTTTTACCACAGAAGCAGGGCGTTGCACCACCTCTCCCGCTGCTATTTGATTGGCTACGTGATCTGGTAAAAGTTGAATGATGTCGGTCATTAGCTTTGATAGAATATTGACAAATCAAAATCGATGATATAAAGGAAAATAAGGATTAAAATAGCGGCAATAAGAATGATTGTTCGGTTTGCACGACGGTCTTTTGATTGTCGAAGTTCTTCCCAAGCAGTTTTAAATTTTGACTTTAATCCCGAATTACCGCCAATGGTAGTTCTATGTTCATCAAATTTATGTTTAATACTGTATGGACTTCCTTCTCCGTCGTTCTTGTAATAACGCGGACTGTAATCAAATTTCTTGTTGCTTCGTGATTTTAAAATTCCCATAATTCTTGTGTTTCAAATGTACTTAAAATACTGCAGTTTTTGAAGTTATTTGCAGTGGTTTCTTTTGCACAAACAAGAACCGTTCCGAAGCTAGGTTAAAATTTTAGGTTTTTAAAAATGAGCGTCCTTCCGAAGTTGTGCCATTTTAATAGCTGCAATGGCTGCTTCTGTACCTTTATTACCGTGTTTACCGCCGCTTCTGTCTAGAGATTGTTGCTTGGTATTGTCTGTTAAAACACAAAAAATAACAGGTATATCACTTTGAATATTCAAATCTTTAATGCCTTGAGTAACACCATCACAAACAAAATCAAAATGTTTGGTCTCTCCTTGAATTACACTCCCAATTGCGATGACTGCATCAAGCATATCATAGCTTTGTTGCATTTTTTTGCAGCCGTATATTAGCTCAAAACTTCCGGGAACATTCCATCTAACGATGTTTTCTTTAATTCCGCCGCAATCAATAATTGCATCAAAAGCTCCTTGAAAAAGCCCTTCGGTTATATCATCGTTCCATTCTGAAACAACAATCCCAAACCGAAAGTCTTTCGCGTTTGGGATTGTTGCTTTATCGTAATTTGATAAATTTTTATTTTCTGTTGCCATACTATTGCATTGCTTCGGCCTGACCTACATAAAGGTCTGCTTTTTTAGCTTCTTGAGCGTTTGGATACTCTGCTGTTATTTTTTCAAAATGTTTTAAAGCTACATCGCGTTTCCCAAGTTCTAGGGCCGTTATTCCGGCTTTTAGTAAAAAACGTGGCGTGGTAAATTCATTATCTCGCATTGTAGCCGCTTCTTCATAATATTTTAAGGCTTCATCATTTTGTTCTAACTGTACAAAGGCATCACCAATAGATCCTTTTGCAATTGGAGCTAACATTGCATCATCACTTTTAAAAGCATCAAGATGATCAATAGCTTCTTGATATTTTTGTGTGTTTAAGAATGCCATACCTGCATAATAGTTTGCAAGGTTTCCGGCATCTGTACTTCCGTAGTTATCAATAATATCAATAAAACCGTACTTTCCTTCACCACCGTTAAGCGCTAAATTGTAAAGTGAATCTTTAGTTTCAGCAGCAAGAGCCATTTCATAATAAGATTGTGCTTGATACATTTCATTCATAGCTTCAATCTCTTTAGGCTTTTGAATAAATTGTTGATACGCAAGGTAACCCAATACACAAATTGCGATTGCTCCTACAATACCTAAAATGTAGTTTTGATTTTTTTCTACCCAAGCTTCAGTTCTTGATGCACCTTGGTCTAACGAGCTAAATACTTCTGCCGTTGTGCTTTGTTCTTCAATTGCTTCTTGCTTTTCAGCCTTGTTCTTAGGTTTATATCCACGTTTTTTGTACGTTGCCATAGTCTTGGTTTAATGATGGGCAAAAATAAAATTTTTAATGGAATTTAAAAGAGAATTTATTTAGTATTTTATAATATTTTGTGACCATTTTTTCAGAATTTTGTTACAGATTGCTCAAACAACCTCACAATACGCAACACACTCATATATATGGTTTTAGAATCGCTTTCACTGTTAAATTATAAAAACTTTGACGCCATTAGTTTTGAAATGGACCCCAAAATCAACTGTTTTACAGGTCATAATGGGGTAGGAAAAACAAATGTTTTGGATGCAATTTATCATCTTTCCTTCGGAAAAAGCTATTTTAACCCAATAACGAGTCAAAACATAAAACACGACGCAGATTTTTTTGTGGTTGAAGGAAATTACGAGAAAAATAGTCGTCCGGAAAAAATTATAGTAAGCGCAAAACAAGGACAGAAAAAGATAATAAAACGCAATGGTAAAATCTATGAAAAGTTAAGTGACCATATTGGTTTTTTACCATTGGTAATTATTTCGCCGGCAGACCGCGATTTAATTATAGAAGGTAGCAGTACTCGCCGAAAGTTTATGGACGGTGTAATTTCTCAGGGTGATTCGCAGTATTTGAATACATTATTAAAGTATAACAAAACATTGGCTCAGCGCAACTCACTTTTAAAATATTTTGCTGCAAACAATACCTTTAATCAAGATACACTGTCTATATATAATGAGCAACTGCATGAGTTTGGAACCTTGATTTACGGAAAACGAACTTATTTTTTAGAAGAATTTACTCCTATCTTTTTAAGAAGGTATCAATCTATAAGCAGCGGTAACGAATCTGTTGGGTTATCGTACAAAAGCCAACTTAAAAACAACGACCTCGCTACATTATTAAAAGAAAACATAACAAAAGATAAAATTACACAATACACAAATTTTGGCACGCACAAAGATGATTTACAGTTTGAGATTGATGATCATCCTATTAAGAAGTTTGGTTCACAAGGACAACAAAAATCATATTTAATAGCTTTAAAACTTGCCCAATTTGATTTTATAAAAGCACAGAGTAACGTAAACCCAATACTGTTACTAGATGATATATTTGATAAACTAGACGAGCAGCGTGTAGAGCACATTATCAAACTGGTTGATGATGAAAATTTTGGTCAATTATTCATTAGTGACACCCACGCAGACCGAACAGAAGCTGTTATAAAGAAAGTGCATCAAACCTATAAAATGTTTGCACTTTAGTAAAATTTCAGAAATAATGAATAGAATATTTTTAATACTTATAGTTAGTACACTAGTAGTTTCTTGCAAACAACAAAGCCCTGAAGAACAATTAAAAAACCTTTCAGGGTATTGGGAAATCAAATCTGTTGAGTTTCCTAACGGGGAAGAAAAAAATTATAGCATTAGTACTACTATTGATTACATTCAAATAGAAGA harbors:
- the mutL gene encoding DNA mismatch repair endonuclease MutL, whose protein sequence is MTDIIQLLPDHVANQIAAGEVVQRPASVVKELLENAIDAQSTSIKLVVKDAGKTLIQVIDDGIGMSTTDARLCFERHATSKIKSADDLFNLHTKGFRGEALASIAAIAHVDMKTKTVDAEIGTKITIEGSEVTEQEPAVVAKGTTISVKNLFYNIPARRNFLKSNTVETRHIIDEFHRVALAHPQIEFSMIHNGSDVFKLPISNNRQRIVNIFGSKMNEKLVPVSEETEILKVEGFVIKPEFAKKSRGEQFFFVNNRFIKSAYLHHAVNAAFEGLLKEGAHPGYFLFLDVDTKSIDINIHPTKTEIKFDDEHAIYAMLRATIKHSLGQFSIAPVLDFNKDTGFDTPYEYSKKQPTAPTIEVDKSFNPFQDEPKQKNITFPFKREEKKSTASWQSLYTGLESESTIVDQTESIEFESEEVTGTLFENDQEENLRVTFQLQNKYIISPIKSGMLVIHQNLAHQRILYEELLKNITVQEAVSQQLLFPLQLSFSNPDVVLIEDLKEQLEHTGFVFSQIKDGTVEISGIPVSISESQVETVLSQLVTDIKEEVPDAGFSQNDLLAKSMAKSMAVKTGTALKQETQLHLVHQLFACKEPSVSPGNRPVLITLDANDFDKKFM
- a CDS encoding rhomboid family intramembrane serine protease; translated protein: MGRITETVKVLIIINVIFFLGSLMIGDVAYRLFSLYYFEHPNFQIWQPITHMFMHSDKNFMHILFNMYGLWAFGSPLEMRWGRKKFLFFYFSAGFGAALIHTLVNYYQVHSVYDSLLAGGWSQNDIMNFVISGEGGSRSILDSVSQETLNSLYNNFNTPAVGASGAIYGILVAFGLMFPNIELMLIFLPIPIKAKYFIPLIILGDLFFGITGSPFGIAHWAHIGGAIFGFIMAYYWKKNSFDSHRWN
- a CDS encoding tetratricopeptide repeat protein, which codes for MATYKKRGYKPKNKAEKQEAIEEQSTTAEVFSSLDQGASRTEAWVEKNQNYILGIVGAIAICVLGYLAYQQFIQKPKEIEAMNEMYQAQSYYEMALAAETKDSLYNLALNGGEGKYGFIDIIDNYGSTDAGNLANYYAGMAFLNTQKYQEAIDHLDAFKSDDAMLAPIAKGSIGDAFVQLEQNDEALKYYEEAATMRDNEFTTPRFLLKAGITALELGKRDVALKHFEKITAEYPNAQEAKKADLYVGQAEAMQ
- a CDS encoding riboflavin synthase subunit beta, producing the protein MGILKSRSNKKFDYSPRYYKNDGEGSPYSIKHKFDEHRTTIGGNSGLKSKFKTAWEELRQSKDRRANRTIILIAAILILIFLYIIDFDLSIFYQS
- a CDS encoding DNA replication/repair protein RecF — encoded protein: MVLESLSLLNYKNFDAISFEMDPKINCFTGHNGVGKTNVLDAIYHLSFGKSYFNPITSQNIKHDADFFVVEGNYEKNSRPEKIIVSAKQGQKKIIKRNGKIYEKLSDHIGFLPLVIISPADRDLIIEGSSTRRKFMDGVISQGDSQYLNTLLKYNKTLAQRNSLLKYFAANNTFNQDTLSIYNEQLHEFGTLIYGKRTYFLEEFTPIFLRRYQSISSGNESVGLSYKSQLKNNDLATLLKENITKDKITQYTNFGTHKDDLQFEIDDHPIKKFGSQGQQKSYLIALKLAQFDFIKAQSNVNPILLLDDIFDKLDEQRVEHIIKLVDDENFGQLFISDTHADRTEAVIKKVHQTYKMFAL
- the ribH gene encoding 6,7-dimethyl-8-ribityllumazine synthase; its protein translation is MATENKNLSNYDKATIPNAKDFRFGIVVSEWNDDITEGLFQGAFDAIIDCGGIKENIVRWNVPGSFELIYGCKKMQQSYDMLDAVIAIGSVIQGETKHFDFVCDGVTQGIKDLNIQSDIPVIFCVLTDNTKQQSLDRSGGKHGNKGTEAAIAAIKMAQLRKDAHF